The nucleotide sequence CACCGCGATCCCCCGCTCCTCCACGCGGGCCACGGCGGCGGCGACCGTCTGCCCGCGCCGGTCCAGGTTGACCAGGAACTCCTGCAGATACGCGACCGTGGCGGCCTTGACCTCGCGGAACACCTCAAGGTCCGCGCTCTCGGCGCGCAGCAGCCGCTGGAGTTCGCCGTTGAACGCCTTGGTGTTCTCCACCAGGGCCTCCAGATGCCCCTCCAGCTCGCGCAGGGTGCTGAAGATCCGGCGATCGGCCGAGGCGGGTTCGCCGGACAGCAGGGACAGTTCGTCCAGCCGGTCTGCGATCGCCTCCAGCACGGCCGTCTGCAGCGCCCCCGTGGAGGCGAGGACCTCCAGCGCGTGCCGTACTCCGGCGAGGGCGGCCTCGCCCCGGCGGGTCAGCGAGTACTGCAGGTTGCGGCGCTCGTACTCCTCGGCCGTGCGGTAGTTCTCCGCGTGGTTGTGCACCACGTCCAGGAGCTCCCACTGCACGAGTCTCCGTAGTGCCTCGTGCAGTTCGTCGTCCTCGACCGGCGCCGCCCAGCCCACCCCGCGCAGCCACTCGCGGACCGCGTCGAGTCCGAGTGCCGTCTCCAGGTGCTCGCCGGCCGCACCGAAGGCGTCCAGCACCGCCCCGTACAGATCGGACCGCTCCACCGTCGTGAACCGGAACATCTCGGGTGGAACCCTACGCACGCCCGTCGCCCTCCCCCACCGCCTCGTCGGCATCCGGATCTCCACCGTAGAGGGCGGCACCGATATTCAGTAATGCGTCCCGGAACAGCGGATTCATCCGGCCGGAATCGGGCGGTCTCCTCGCGTTCGGGCCGGACCGGAAGGAGGGGAGGCGGGGCCCGGAGGCCGTCTCGCAGGCGCGCGGGCCGACAGTGCTTCGAGCAGGAGGTCGACGCCTCCTCGAAGGAGCTCTTACCCACGGTGCGCGGGTCCTGGCGCACCGCGGTCAGGGCGGGGTCGGGGTACGACGCCGGGTCCAGCCCTCGGTAGACGTCCTGCCACGCCTGGTCGTCGGCCTCGCGCTGCCGGGCAGCGCCTGCGCGAACCATCTCGACGCGCTCACGAGCGGCATCACCGTCGGCAGGGCGGCCGATCTGGTCGTCCTCGACCGCGACCCGTTCAGCGGCCCGCCCGGGGACATCGCGGCCACCCGGGTCCTGGAGACCTTTGTGGACGGGGTGCGCGTGCACGCGGCTCCCGACGCGTGATGCCGACGTCTCCCGGCGTTGTGACGCCCGCATAACGGATGCATGCCGAACTCTTGACGACAGTCGTGTGACTGCGTAGACATGACTACGCAGACATGACAGCGCAGTCAGAGAGGTGATGTCTGACATCATTGGACTGTTCGTGACGGTCACCGGGAGGCATCATGACGCGAGGTACGGGGCGGGGCGCAGGCCCCGCGGCACCGAGCAGTACGGATGTGGCGCGGCTGGCCGGGGTCTCGCAGAAGACCGTGTCGAGGGTCTTCAACGACGAGCCGTACGTCTCCGCGGACGTGCGCAGACGTGTCACGGAGGCCGCCGAGCAGCTCGGTTACCGGCGTAACAACGCCGCCCGGGCACTGGCCTCGGGGCGGACCCGCTCCATCGGGGTGGTGACGCTGGGGACGGCTCTGTACGGTCCCGCCTCGCTGCTCATGGGCGTCGAGCGGGTCGTCCGGGACACCGGCTACGCGCTCCGCGTGGTCAACACCATGGAGGGCGACCCCGCGGGTATCGCGGGGGCCGTGGACTCGCTTCTCGACCAGGGCGTGGACGGCATCGTCATCTCCGAGCCGATAGACGAGGCGGCAGAGAACGGCGGCATGGCTCCGCGTGTCGCCGTGCCGGTGCTGGTCATCGGCGCACCGCCGTTCGTCACCGCGCCCGCGGTGCTGAACGTGGGTGACGGCGCCGACCTGATGGCGCGTACCGCCACCGAACACCTGCTGGGGCTGGGCCACACGACGGTCCATCACCTGGCGGGCCCGCAGCGCTGGTACGCCGCCCGGGACCGTCTGGAGGGATGGCGGTCCACGCTGACGGCACGGGGGAAAGACCTGCCCGAGGTCGTCCGGGGCGACTGGTCGGCCGCGTCGGGATACGCGGCCGGACGCGAACTGGCCGAGAACCGTGACGTCACGGCGGTCTTCGCCGCCAACGACGACATGGCGATCGGTCTGATCCGCGCGCTGGCGGAGGCCGGGCGCCGGGTGCCGCAGGACGTCAGCGTCGTCGGCTTCGACGACATCCCGGTCGCCGCCTATGTGACTCCTCCCCTGACCACGGTGCGGCAGCCGTTCGACGCCGTGGCGCAGGAGGGGCTCAAGCGTCTCGTGCACGCCATCGAGAACCCCGACGCGGACCCCTTGCCGCCGAGCGACCCACCGGTCGACCTCGTCGTCCGCGCCTCGACCGCGCCACCGCCGAGCCGGACGACCCCGGCCCGCGGACGGCGTACCGCCTCCCGCGTCCGCGTGGGCACGCCCGCCCCGCCGCAGCCCGACGGAGGCGCCGCCTTACAGCACTGACCGCCAGCCGCCAGCCGCCAGCCCGGACCGCACCACGCACGGCCGGCGCGTGACCCCTGAACGAGCCGCTGTACCGTCACGCCCCCGCCACTCCGGCGCGCCCCTCACACGGTCGACGTAGGGCCGCCCCCCGAATCCAGCAGCGTGCACGAGTCGCCTCTCCACGTCTGCCCGGACACCTCGCCCTGTTCGTTCCGGCCGCGATCCGACGCCGTACCAGCAGCACCCGGTACACGGTCGGCCGCGTCCACGCGGACGCGATCCCGACCACGCGGGCCTTCGAGCCCGGTCCTCGCGTCCACCCCGAAGCAACCCACACACCTCCGCACGCCT is from Streptomyces sp. NBC_01314 and encodes:
- a CDS encoding amidohydrolase family protein, translated to MLRAGGRRLLEGALTHGARVLAHRGQGGVGVRRRVQPSVDVLPRLVVGLALPGSACANHLDALTSGITVGRAADLVVLDRDPFSGPPGDIAATRVLETFVDGVRVHAAPDA
- a CDS encoding LacI family DNA-binding transcriptional regulator, whose protein sequence is MTRGTGRGAGPAAPSSTDVARLAGVSQKTVSRVFNDEPYVSADVRRRVTEAAEQLGYRRNNAARALASGRTRSIGVVTLGTALYGPASLLMGVERVVRDTGYALRVVNTMEGDPAGIAGAVDSLLDQGVDGIVISEPIDEAAENGGMAPRVAVPVLVIGAPPFVTAPAVLNVGDGADLMARTATEHLLGLGHTTVHHLAGPQRWYAARDRLEGWRSTLTARGKDLPEVVRGDWSAASGYAAGRELAENRDVTAVFAANDDMAIGLIRALAEAGRRVPQDVSVVGFDDIPVAAYVTPPLTTVRQPFDAVAQEGLKRLVHAIENPDADPLPPSDPPVDLVVRASTAPPPSRTTPARGRRTASRVRVGTPAPPQPDGGAALQH